TGCGGACGGCAAAGCCATGGCCTTCGAGGAGTTCGTCCACCCGGTCTTTGAGGAGCTCGGGGTCCGCGCAGACGAGAAAGGAAAATCCCTGTCTGGTCATGTGGCGAATCAGAACTTCTGGCCCAGCTGGTCGGCCACTTTGCGCATCGCGAGGTCAATGGCTTCCTGGGTCGCTTCGCGTTTGCCGCTGGTAGACTGCAGCGTGCCGGAGCTCGACTGGGTTTCGCTGGGACCCCGATAGGACTCAGAGGCCATGATCGGGCCGGAGGTCCAGATCAGGGCGTTGGTCTTGGTGCTGAAAAAGGTCACAACCATCTGAATGCTTGCTGCGGACTTGAGGGTTACGTCATCGCGGCCTTTAAGAGAGTCGGCGGTGCTGTACGAGCGCACGTCGATATTGACCGTGGCCTCAGCCTCGCTGCGGTCCACCCAGGTCACGTTGCCGCGACGGGTCAGCTCGTCGCGCAGGCTGCTCCGGAGCATGGGTTCTATCCATGTTTCCGTGGTCGGATTGGTGACCTTGTCCAGGTAGAGGCGCGTGCTGTCCTGGGGCAGTTGAATGGGAGCCCGGGCAGTGAGCTCATATCCGCATGCGGGCAGCGACAGGGCGATGCAAAGCACCGCCCACAAGATGTTACCTGACAACCACGTTGACCAGTTTTCCGGGAATGACGATTGTTTTGACAATTGTTTTGCCCTCGATGTGTCGTGAGACGTTTTGATCGTTCATGGCCTGAGTCTTTATCTCTTCCGAGGTCGCATCCGCCGCCACGGTTATCTGGCTGCGAAGCTTGCCGTTGACCTGCAGAACCACGGTCACCTCGCTCGTCCTGAGGGCTTCCGGGTCGTGCGCGGGCCATGGCTCGGCGGCCAGGGTCCGGGTGTATCCCATGCGGTCCCAGACCTCTTCGCAGATATGCGGAGCGATGGGCGACAGGGTCACCAGGAGGGAGGAGATGGCCGATGACAGGAGGCGCGGGCCGTTTTTAGTTCCGCGCAGGTCGTCCTTGGTCGCGTAGAGGGTGTTGACCAGCTCCATCATGGCGGCAATGGCCGTGTTGAACTGGAATTTGTTTTCGATGTCGCGCTCCACCCGGCGCACGGTATCGTGCTCCTTGCGGCGCAGTTCGGCTTCGCTTTCGCCGAGCGTTCCTTCCACGCCTACACACGTGCCGACAGGGGAGAGGACGTCATCGAGCTCGTCCACCAGACGCCAGAGACGGTTCAGAAAGCGGCTCGCGCCTTCGATGCCCTTGTCGTTCCATTCCAGATCCTTTTCCGGCGGAGCGGCGAAAAGACAGAACAGGCGGACCGTGTCCGCTCCGTACTTGGCGATCATCTCGTCGGGATCGACCACGTTGCCCTTGGACTTGGACATCTTGGAACCATGCAGCAGGACCATGCCCTGGGTCAGCAGGTTCTTGAAGGGCTCGTCATGGGTCAGGTAGCCCTCGTCGCGCAGGGCCTTGACGAAAAAGCGCGAATACAAAAGGTGCAGGATGGCATGCTCGATACCCCCGATGTACTGGTCCACGGGCATCCAGTAGGCGACCTCGGCCGGGTCGAAAGCCGTGGTCTCGTTGCGGGCCGAGGTGTAGCGGGCGAAATACCAGGATGACTCCACGAACGTGTCCATGGTGTCCGTCTCGCGCCGGGCGGGCTTGCCGCAGGTCGGACAGGGTACGTTCACGAAGCTTTCACATCCGGGCAGGGGTGAGCGTCCGTCGGCGTTGACCTTGACGTCCAGGGGCAGCTCCACCGGAAGCTGGCTGGCGGGCACTGGCACGATGCCGCAGTCATCGCAATAGATGACCGGGATGGGCGCGCCCCAGTAGCGCTGGCGGGAAATATTCCAGTCGCGCAGCCTGTAGTTGACCGTGGGCTTACCCAGATTCCGGGCCGCGAGCATGTCGACGATGCCCTTTTTGGCCTCTTCGTTGCTCATGCCGTCGAATTGCCCCGAATTGGTCATTATGCCCAGGTCGGAATAGGCCTCAGTCATGGTTTGGGGGTCAAGATTTGCGTCTTTGGGGTTTATGACCACCTGCACGGGCAGCTTGTATTTGGCCGCGAATTCGAAATCGCGCTGGTCGTGAGCCGGCACCGCCATGACTGCGCCTGTGCCGTAGCCCATGAGCACGAAGTTGGCCACATAGATGGGCATCAGAAGTCCGTTCAGGGGATTGATGCAGTACTGTCCGGTGAAGACGCCTTCTTTTTCCAGGTCATCGGCGGTGCGGACGATGCGGTCCATTTTGGCGATGCGGTCCACGAATTCGCCTACAGCGGCTTCCTGGGCGGTTCCGGTGACAAGCTTCTCTACCAGAGGATGCTCCGGAGCCAGGCTCATGAACGTCGCGCCGAAGAGCGTATCGGGCCGGGTCGTGAACACGGGGATCTCTTCGTCCAGATCCTTGACCTTGAAGGATATCTCGGCACCGATGCTTTTGCCGATCCAGTTGCGCTGCATGGTCAGCACCCGCTCGGGCCAGCCGGCGGTCAGCTTGTCCAGATCCGCCAGAAGCTCCTCGGCATAGTCGGTGATGCGCAGGAACCACTGCGAGAGCTGCTTCTGCTGCACCTCGGAGTCGCAGCGCCAGCACAGCCCTTCCTCGACCTGTTCGTTGGCCAGCACGGTGTGGCAGCTCGGGCACCAGTTGACCGGCGCGTTCTTGCGATAAACCAGGCCTTTTTCCAGGAATTTCAGAAAAAATTCCTGTTCGAAACGGTAGTATCCCGGGTGGCAGGTCGCGATTTCCCGGTCCCAGTCATAGGAGTAGCCCAAACGTTTCAGCTGGGCGCGCATGTAGGCGATGTTTTCGTAGGTCCACTTGGCGGGGTGGGTGTTGTTCTTGATGGCCGCGTTCTCGGCGGGCAGACCGAAGGCGTCCCAGCCCATGGGATGGAAGACGTTGAAACCCTGCATGCGCTTGTAACGGGCGACCACGTCGCCGATGGAGTAGTTGCGCACATGTCCCATGTGGATGCGTCCCGACGGATAGGGGAACATTTCCAGGACATAGTATTTTTCGCCGTCCCGGGACATGTCGGTCCGAAAACAGGCCTTCTCTTCCCAGGCCTGCTGCCATTTTTCCTCGATCTGCTTGAAATCGTAATGCCTCATGCTTTCCTCAAGATTCCATGTTGCCGGATTGAATTGTCTTGTGTTCGTTACGCTGGGCACCCTTGGCTGCGGCGTCGAGCACTCCGTTGACAAAAGTCTTGGAGTTGTCGTCTCCGAAATCCTTGGCCAGTTCGATGGCCTCGTTCATGGCCACTTTGATGGGAATGTCGGGACAGAAGAGCATCTCAAAGAGGGAGAGCCGCAGAATGGTCAGTTCGACCTTGGCGATGCGATTGAGTTTCCAGTGTTGCGAATGCTGGGTGATGATCTCGTCGATGCTGTCGTAATTGTCGAACACTCCTTCGACCAGGGTCCAGGCGTAGGAATCCTGGCGCTCCATGTCGAATTCCTCTTCGGTCCAGAAATTGTCGAAGGACTTTATGAGTGCGTCCTTGGACATTTTCTGGCCGAAAACCAGCGAATAGATGACCTGAAAGGCGAAACGGCGTTGATGCCGACGGTTGTGCGTCACGAAAGTTCCCCTAGATCTGCTGGAGTACGCGCAGGGTTTCCAGGGCCGCGGCCGCGGCTTCCACGCCTTTGTTCCCGCCCTTGCTGCCGGCGCGTTCGATGGACTGCTCCAGCGTGTCCGTGGTCAGGAGGCCAAAGCCGATGGGTACGCCTGTGTCCATGGATACATGGGCGATGCCCTTGGTCGCTTCGCTGCAGACATAGTCGAAATGCGGGGTGGCGCCACGGATGACCGCGCCCACGCAGATGATGGCGTCGGCCTTGCCGCTTTTGGCGACTTTCTGGGCCACCAGCGGCATCTCGAATGCGCCGGGGACGCGAATGAGGGTGATGTTCTCGCGGACGGCACCGTGACGAAGCAGATAATCCACGGCCCCGCCGATGAGGCGGTCGACGATGAAATCATTGAAGCGGCTGGCAATGATCGTGAACTTTTGGTCTTGGGCCTGCATCTGGCCCTCGATGGTTTTGACGTGCAGCATGTCTCTACTCCCTTAAGAAATTATTTGTTTTCGGCTTCAAATTGCAACAGATGGCCGAGTTTTGAATGCTTGGTGTGCAGATAGCACTTGTTTTCGTCACAGGCCGGGATTTCGATGGATACCCGCTCCTCGACTTTAAGGCCGTAGCCTTCGAGGCCGATGATCTTCTTGGGGTTGTTGGTCAAAAGGCGCATGCGTTTTACGCCCAAGTCGACCAGGATCTGCGCCCCGAGGCCGTAATCGCGCAGGTCGGGGGCGAAGCCCAGTTCCAGATTGGCTTCCACGGTGTCGCGGCCTTCGTCCTGCAGGTGGTAGGCCTTGATCTTGTTGCCAAGGCCAATGCCGCGGCCTTCCTGGCGCATGTAGAGGATGACGCCCGCGCCCTCGTCGTTGACCATCTGCATGGCCCGCTGCAACTGGCTGCCGCAGTCGCAGCGCATGGAGCCGAACACGTCTCCGGTCAGGCATTCGCTGTGCACCCGCACCAGCACGGGAGTCTCTTCGTTTATCTCGCCTTTGACCAGGGCGATGTGGGTGTGGTTGTCTATATCGTTCTCGTAAGCCACGATGGTGAATTCTCCGTAGCAGGTGGGCATGCGCGCCTCGGCCACGCGGCGGACCAGGGAGTCCTTGCGGGAGCGGTAGGCGATGAGATCGGCGATGGTGGCGATCTTCATGTCGTGCTCTTCGGCGAACTTCCTGAGATCGGGCATGCGCGACATGGTGCCGTCATCGTTCATGATCTCGCAGATGACGGCCGCGCCCTTGAGCCCGGCCAGGCGGGACAGGTCCACGGAACCTTCGGTCTGTCCGGCGCGGACCAGGACCCCGCCGGGCTTGGCGCGCAGGGGAAAGATATGGCCAGGAGTGGCCAGGTCTTCGGGGGTGGTCTGGTCGGCCACGGCGGTCTGGATGGTCAGGGCCCGGTCATGGGCGGAGATGCCCGTGGTCACGCCTTGCTTGGCCTCGATGGATACGGTGAAGTTGGTTCCGAATTTGGAGGTGTTGCGCCGGGCCATGAGCGGTAGTTCCAGCTTGTCCACCAGAGCCGGTTCCAGGGCGAGGCAGATCAGGCCACGGCCGTATTTGGCCATGAAATTGATGGCCTCGGGAGTGACCATTTCGGCGGCGATGGTCAGATCGCCTTCATTTTCCCGGTCCTCGTCATCGACCAGGATGATCATCTTCCCGGCCTTTATTTCCTTGATGGCCTCTTCGGCTGAACATTTGTGCATGCTTATCCTCTTTTATGGGCTTTTCCGGCTTGGGGGAACTTAAAATCCGTGTTCTTTAAGAAAATCAGGGGTGATGGCCGATGACGCGCCCGTGGAGCGACCCTCGCGCCACGGTTCGAGCATGCGCTGTACATACTTGCCGATGACATCGGTCTCCATGTTGATTCGCCGTCCCTGCGCCCAGTCCGAAATGGTTGTTTCCCGTTGCGTAGCCGGGATGATGTTTACTTCCAAATATCCCTGACCGCAATCGTTGACTGTCAGGCTGATCCCGTCCAGGGCCACGGAGCCCTTGGGGATGACCTGGCTCGAATAGGAGGCTGGGAAACCCAGACGGTAGATCTGGGACTGACCGGCCTGACGGATGGACAGGACCTCTGCCAGACAATCGACATGCCCGGAGACGATGTGGCCGCCAAGACGGTCTCCCATGGCCAGGGCCCGTTCGAGATTGACCGCCGAGGATACGCCAAGCGCGCTGAGGTTGGTCACGGACATGGTCTCGCCCGAAGCATAGGCCGTGAACCAGCCGGCACCGAACGTTTCCACGGTCAGGCAGACCCCGTTTACGGCGATGGATTCGCCAAGGGCGTAGTTGGTCAGGGCAAAGTCCGGACGCACGGTGAAGCGGGTCTCGCTGCCGCGTCGGTCCATGGCTGCCACTCGACCCAAACCCTGGATGATACCTGTGAACATTCCTACTCCTTTGCTCGTAGCCGCAGATAGAGATCTGTTTCGAAAAATCCCTGCTCGACGAGCCGAAATACCCAGCAGTCCTGCATGGACAGGGCCTTGCGGCCGGCAAAGGCCGACCTGGCCTCTTCATCGCCCAGGACCTTCATGGCCTGAAAGATGCGCAGTTCATCGACCAGCCCCTGCCTTTTCATGGACCCGGCCAGATGTCCGCCGCCCTCGGTCAGGGTGTAGTGGCATCCGCGGTCCTTGCGCAGCAGCTGCAGCCCCGCGTCCAGGTCAAGGGTTTCGGCCGGAGTCTTCAAGAAAGGCAGACCCCAGACCGTCACGCCCAGGTCCGTCAGACGCGTGGCGCGAATGGAGCGGCTTTGCGCCACGGTTGTCCAGAAAATGGTCTGGTCCGGCCGGGTGGACAGAAGATTCGAGCCCTGGGCCGGATCCGGAAGAGAGCGGGACACGATCACGGCCAGCGGCTGCGGGCCGTCGTATCCTGGCAGCCGGCAGGTCAGGGTCGGGTTGTCGGCGCGGAAAGTGCCCCCGCCGACGATGACAGCTTGGCACCAGGTCCGCAGCCTGTGCACTTCGCGGCGCGAAGCCTCACCCGAGATCCAGGCCGCCTGGCCGTCACGGGTGGCGATTTTGCCATCGAGAGTGGTGGCCAGTTTGAGGATGGAATAGGGGCGGGCCGTGGTCTGCCAGATCAGAAAATCAGCGATCACGTCCCGGCATTCCTGTTCACGTACGCCCATGCGCACGCTCACGCCCCGGCCGCGCAGAAAGTCGGCGCCGCCCCCGGCGACCGTGGGATTGGGATCGGCGCAGCCCACGACCACTTCCGGTACCCCGGCTTTCAGGATGGCCTGGGTGCAGGGCGGCGTCTTGCCGTGGTGGTTGCAGGGCTCAAGGGTGACGTAGAGGGTGCATCCGCGGGGATCAACACCCTTGCCCTGCGCATCGCGCAGGGCTTCGACTTCGGCGTGAGGCTGTCCGCAGGCCGTATGCCAGCCCTCGGCCACGACCTCGCCATCGCGCACCAGAACCGCGCCGACGCAGGGGTTGGGAGCGGTGCGGCCCCGGCCCTGTTCGGCTAGGCGGATGGCCTGATCCATGAACGCGCGTTCGTCATGCATCGCTAGGCATCTCCAGTCGCGTATAGGGGATTTTTGCTTCGTCGAGCATTTCCCGGGACATATCGTCGGGGTAGCCTTCGGCGAAGAAAATGGCCCGCACCCGGCAGTTGATGAGCATTTTTGCGCAAAGGATGCATGGCTGGGTCGTGCAGAAGATATCCGCGCCCTCGATACTCACCCCGTGGATGGCGGCCTGGATGATGACGTTCTGCTCGGCGTGCAGGGCGCGGCAGAGTTCATGGCGCTGGCCCGAGGGGATGCCGAGCTTTTCGCGCATGCAGCCCAGGTCGAGGCAATGCGCCAGCCCCGCGGGCGCACCGTTGTATCCTGTGGCCAGAATGCGTTTGTCCTTGACGGCCAGGGCTCCGACCTTTCGCCGCAAACAGGTGGAGCGCTCGGCCACCAGGTAGGCGATGCTCATGAAATACTGCGGCCAGGGGATGCGGTTGTCCATGGTCACCTCTTTGGAAACGAATCAACCACAGGGCCTGCAGATTGGCCCTGTGGTTGGAGAAAGGTGGTAGAAAAAAGAGTGGTCTACCAGGCGAAAAGCGGGAACTGGCCCGCGAATTTCTCCACGTCAAGCCGGATCTCGGTCAGCCTGGACTCGTTGTTCAGGTTTTCCAGGATGGCGACAATCCATTTGGCCACCTTGCGCATGTCGTCGCTCTTCATGCCGCGCGTGGTCAAGGCCGGCGTGCCCAGACGCACCCCGGAGGTGACAAAGGGCGAGCGGGTTTCGAAAGGCACGGTATTCTTGTTGACGGTGATGCCGCCCTTGTCCAGGCCTATCTCGGCGTCCTTGCCGGTGATGTCCTGGGCGGTCAAGTCCACCAGCATGAGGTGGTTGTCCGTTCCGCCGGAGACCAGATGGTACCCGGCTGCCGTCAGTTCGGCTGCCAGGGTCTGGGCGTTGGCGACGACCTGCTGCTGATAATCCTTGAATTCAGGGCGCAGCGCCTCGGCAAAGGCTACGGCCTTGGCCGCGATGACGTGCATGAGCGGGCCGCCCTGGATGCCGGGGAAAATCTGGGAGTTGAGGGTCTTGCCGAACTCCTCGGTGCTCAGGATCATGCCGCCGCGAGGCCCGCGCAATGTTTTGTGCGTGGTCGTAGTGGTGTAATGGGCGTGCTCGATGGGCGAGGGGTGCAGACCCGTGGCCACCAGGCCCGCGATGTGTGCCATGTCCACCAGCAGTTTGGCCCCCACTTTGTCGGCGATGGCCCGGAAGCGGGCAAAATCGAGGGTGCGCGGATAGGCGCTGGCTCCGGCGATGATCATCTGGGGCTTGTGTTCAAGGGCCAGGGCTTCGACCTCGTCATAGTTGATCTGGCCGGTTTCCTTCTCCACCCCGTAAAAGGCTGTCTTGAACAGGCGGCCCGAAAAATTGACCGGGCTGCCATGGGTCAGGTGACCGCCATGGGACAGATTCATGCCCAGAATGGTGTCGCCGGGCTGGATGGCCGCAAAATACGCGCCCATGTTGGCCTGGGAACCGGAGTGGGGCTGGACGTTGGCGTATTCGGCTCCAAAGAGCTGGCAGGCCCGCTCAATGGCCAGGTTTTCAGCCATGTCCACGAACTCGCAGCCGCCGTAATAGCGCTTGCCCGGATAGCCTTCGGCGTATTTGTGGGTCATGATGCTGCCCATGGCGGCGCGGACCGCAAGGGAGGTGAAGTTCTCCGAAGCGATGAGCTCGAGTTTGGTGATCTGGCGGTTGGTTTCCAGCTGGATCGCTTTGGCGATCTGCGGATCCTGGCGGGTGAGTTCGTCCATGGTGCCTCCACTCTGTTGAGCCGCGCATTGGCGGCGGATCGTTATTTGAAGCTGCGCAGGATGATGGAGGCGTTGGTGCCGCCGAATCCGAACGAGTTGCTGATGCCGTATTCCAGGTCCATCTTCCTGCTTGCGCCCGGCGTGTAGTCAAGGTCGCAGTCCGGGTCCGGGGTGTCCTGATTGATGGTTCCGGGCACAATGCCGGTGGTCAGGCTCATGGCCGTGAAGACCGCCTCGGCGCCGCCGGCGGCACCAAGCAGGTGCCCGATCATGCTTTTGTTGGCGGTGATGGGCATCTTGTAGGCGTGATCTCCGAAGACGGCCTTGAGGGCTTTGGTTTCGGTCTTGTCGTTGAGCTTGGTCGATGTGCCGTGCGCGTTGACGAAGGTGACCTGTTCGGGTGCCAATTCGGAGTCGCGCAGGGCGCATTTCATGGCCCAAGCCATGCCCGTGCCCGACTCTTCGGGAGCGGCGATGTGATACGCGTCCCCGGAAGCGCCGTAGCCGACGACTTCGGCGTAGATTTTGGCTCCACGCGCCAGCGCGTGTTCAAGCTCTTCGAGCATGAGCAGGCCCGCGCCCTCGCCGATGACGAAGCCGGTGCGGTCGGCGTCAAAGGGGCGACTGGCCTTTTGCGGTTCGTCGTTGCGGGTGGACAGCGCCTTCATGGCCGTGAAACCGGACACGCCCATGGGCGTGATGGTCGACTCCACGCCGCCGGTGATGCAGGCCTTGACTCGGCCGAGCTTGATGTCGGAATATGCGTAGCCGATGGCGTGGGTGCCCGAGGCGCAGGCCGATGTGGTGACCAGGTTCGGGCCCTTGGCCCCGGTGTGGATCGAAATCTGTCCTGAAGCCATGTTCGCGATGAGCATGGGTATGTAGAAGGGCGAAATCCTGCCCGGTCCGGATTTGAGCAGCTTGCTGTGGAAATCCTCGATGGTGGACAGCCCGCCCAGGCCGCAGCCCAGCAGCACGCCCACTTCAGGGGCCATGGTTTCGTCCATGACCATTTTGCAGTCTTCCATGAGTTGCTTGCCAGCGGCCACGGCGATCTGGACAAAACGGTCCATGCGCTTGGCATCCTTGACCCCGACATAATCCGTCGGATCGAAATTTTTCAGTTCCCCTGCGATTTTCGCATCGAATTCGCAGCAGTCGAAGAGAGTGATGGGGCCAATGCCGCAAACTCCTCCGATAAGGTTGGTCCAGCTTTCCTGCAAGGAATTGCCAATGGGGGTCATGGCCGCAAGGCCTGTAATGACAACGCGTTTTCCAATCATGATCTTCTCGAAAATTTAGGACGTGCCTGACGGAACATTCCACCCGGCTGTGCATGAAAAAAAAGGTACCCCAGACGGACCGGGGTACCGTGTCATGGCGACGATACGGGTCCTAGGACTTGGACTTGATATAATTGATGGCGTCCTGGACTGTGGCGATCTTCTGTGCGTCTTCGTCATCGATCTCGACGTCGAATTCTTCTTCCATGGCCATGATCAGTTCGGTCAGATCCAGGGAATCGGCGCCCAGGGACTCCACAAAGGAGGACTCAAGCTTTACTTCTTCCGCGGATACGCCCAGCTGCTCGACAACCAGTTCTTTGACTTTTTCTTCAATAGACATTTTCATCCTCCAAAGTGTGTATTCGTACGTAATGTGGAATCAGGCTACAGATACATGCCGCCATTGATTCCGAGCACCTGACCGGTGATGTATTCAGCCTGGTCGGATGCAAGATAGGCCACGGCATCGGCGATTGCCTGCGCCGAACCGAGGCGTCCCAGAGGAATGCGTTCAAGATATTTGTCCCGCACGTCCTGGGGGAGAGTTTCAGTCATGTCGGTCTCGATGAACCCCGGCGCGATGGCGTTGACGGTG
This DNA window, taken from Desulfomicrobium sp. ZS1, encodes the following:
- the nusB gene encoding transcription antitermination factor NusB, encoding MTHNRRHQRRFAFQVIYSLVFGQKMSKDALIKSFDNFWTEEEFDMERQDSYAWTLVEGVFDNYDSIDEIITQHSQHWKLNRIAKVELTILRLSLFEMLFCPDIPIKVAMNEAIELAKDFGDDNSKTFVNGVLDAAAKGAQRNEHKTIQSGNMES
- the ribD gene encoding bifunctional diaminohydroxyphosphoribosylaminopyrimidine deaminase/5-amino-6-(5-phosphoribosylamino)uracil reductase RibD gives rise to the protein MHDERAFMDQAIRLAEQGRGRTAPNPCVGAVLVRDGEVVAEGWHTACGQPHAEVEALRDAQGKGVDPRGCTLYVTLEPCNHHGKTPPCTQAILKAGVPEVVVGCADPNPTVAGGGADFLRGRGVSVRMGVREQECRDVIADFLIWQTTARPYSILKLATTLDGKIATRDGQAAWISGEASRREVHRLRTWCQAVIVGGGTFRADNPTLTCRLPGYDGPQPLAVIVSRSLPDPAQGSNLLSTRPDQTIFWTTVAQSRSIRATRLTDLGVTVWGLPFLKTPAETLDLDAGLQLLRKDRGCHYTLTEGGGHLAGSMKRQGLVDELRIFQAMKVLGDEEARSAFAGRKALSMQDCWVFRLVEQGFFETDLYLRLRAKE
- the ribE gene encoding 6,7-dimethyl-8-ribityllumazine synthase encodes the protein MLHVKTIEGQMQAQDQKFTIIASRFNDFIVDRLIGGAVDYLLRHGAVRENITLIRVPGAFEMPLVAQKVAKSGKADAIICVGAVIRGATPHFDYVCSEATKGIAHVSMDTGVPIGFGLLTTDTLEQSIERAGSKGGNKGVEAAAAALETLRVLQQI
- a CDS encoding bifunctional 3,4-dihydroxy-2-butanone-4-phosphate synthase/GTP cyclohydrolase II, translating into MHKCSAEEAIKEIKAGKMIILVDDEDRENEGDLTIAAEMVTPEAINFMAKYGRGLICLALEPALVDKLELPLMARRNTSKFGTNFTVSIEAKQGVTTGISAHDRALTIQTAVADQTTPEDLATPGHIFPLRAKPGGVLVRAGQTEGSVDLSRLAGLKGAAVICEIMNDDGTMSRMPDLRKFAEEHDMKIATIADLIAYRSRKDSLVRRVAEARMPTCYGEFTIVAYENDIDNHTHIALVKGEINEETPVLVRVHSECLTGDVFGSMRCDCGSQLQRAMQMVNDEGAGVILYMRQEGRGIGLGNKIKAYHLQDEGRDTVEANLELGFAPDLRDYGLGAQILVDLGVKRMRLLTNNPKKIIGLEGYGLKVEERVSIEIPACDENKCYLHTKHSKLGHLLQFEAENK
- a CDS encoding riboflavin synthase codes for the protein MFTGIIQGLGRVAAMDRRGSETRFTVRPDFALTNYALGESIAVNGVCLTVETFGAGWFTAYASGETMSVTNLSALGVSSAVNLERALAMGDRLGGHIVSGHVDCLAEVLSIRQAGQSQIYRLGFPASYSSQVIPKGSVALDGISLTVNDCGQGYLEVNIIPATQRETTISDWAQGRRINMETDVIGKYVQRMLEPWREGRSTGASSAITPDFLKEHGF
- the fabF gene encoding beta-ketoacyl-ACP synthase II codes for the protein MIGKRVVITGLAAMTPIGNSLQESWTNLIGGVCGIGPITLFDCCEFDAKIAGELKNFDPTDYVGVKDAKRMDRFVQIAVAAGKQLMEDCKMVMDETMAPEVGVLLGCGLGGLSTIEDFHSKLLKSGPGRISPFYIPMLIANMASGQISIHTGAKGPNLVTTSACASGTHAIGYAYSDIKLGRVKACITGGVESTITPMGVSGFTAMKALSTRNDEPQKASRPFDADRTGFVIGEGAGLLMLEELEHALARGAKIYAEVVGYGASGDAYHIAAPEESGTGMAWAMKCALRDSELAPEQVTFVNAHGTSTKLNDKTETKALKAVFGDHAYKMPITANKSMIGHLLGAAGGAEAVFTAMSLTTGIVPGTINQDTPDPDCDLDYTPGASRKMDLEYGISNSFGFGGTNASIILRSFK
- the glyA gene encoding serine hydroxymethyltransferase, whose amino-acid sequence is MDELTRQDPQIAKAIQLETNRQITKLELIASENFTSLAVRAAMGSIMTHKYAEGYPGKRYYGGCEFVDMAENLAIERACQLFGAEYANVQPHSGSQANMGAYFAAIQPGDTILGMNLSHGGHLTHGSPVNFSGRLFKTAFYGVEKETGQINYDEVEALALEHKPQMIIAGASAYPRTLDFARFRAIADKVGAKLLVDMAHIAGLVATGLHPSPIEHAHYTTTTTHKTLRGPRGGMILSTEEFGKTLNSQIFPGIQGGPLMHVIAAKAVAFAEALRPEFKDYQQQVVANAQTLAAELTAAGYHLVSGGTDNHLMLVDLTAQDITGKDAEIGLDKGGITVNKNTVPFETRSPFVTSGVRLGTPALTTRGMKSDDMRKVAKWIVAILENLNNESRLTEIRLDVEKFAGQFPLFAW
- the lptE gene encoding LPS assembly lipoprotein LptE, with the translated sequence MSGNILWAVLCIALSLPACGYELTARAPIQLPQDSTRLYLDKVTNPTTETWIEPMLRSSLRDELTRRGNVTWVDRSEAEATVNIDVRSYSTADSLKGRDDVTLKSAASIQMVVTFFSTKTNALIWTSGPIMASESYRGPSETQSSSGTLQSTSGKREATQEAIDLAMRKVADQLGQKF
- the leuS gene encoding leucine--tRNA ligase, coding for MRHYDFKQIEEKWQQAWEEKACFRTDMSRDGEKYYVLEMFPYPSGRIHMGHVRNYSIGDVVARYKRMQGFNVFHPMGWDAFGLPAENAAIKNNTHPAKWTYENIAYMRAQLKRLGYSYDWDREIATCHPGYYRFEQEFFLKFLEKGLVYRKNAPVNWCPSCHTVLANEQVEEGLCWRCDSEVQQKQLSQWFLRITDYAEELLADLDKLTAGWPERVLTMQRNWIGKSIGAEISFKVKDLDEEIPVFTTRPDTLFGATFMSLAPEHPLVEKLVTGTAQEAAVGEFVDRIAKMDRIVRTADDLEKEGVFTGQYCINPLNGLLMPIYVANFVLMGYGTGAVMAVPAHDQRDFEFAAKYKLPVQVVINPKDANLDPQTMTEAYSDLGIMTNSGQFDGMSNEEAKKGIVDMLAARNLGKPTVNYRLRDWNISRQRYWGAPIPVIYCDDCGIVPVPASQLPVELPLDVKVNADGRSPLPGCESFVNVPCPTCGKPARRETDTMDTFVESSWYFARYTSARNETTAFDPAEVAYWMPVDQYIGGIEHAILHLLYSRFFVKALRDEGYLTHDEPFKNLLTQGMVLLHGSKMSKSKGNVVDPDEMIAKYGADTVRLFCLFAAPPEKDLEWNDKGIEGASRFLNRLWRLVDELDDVLSPVGTCVGVEGTLGESEAELRRKEHDTVRRVERDIENKFQFNTAIAAMMELVNTLYATKDDLRGTKNGPRLLSSAISSLLVTLSPIAPHICEEVWDRMGYTRTLAAEPWPAHDPEALRTSEVTVVLQVNGKLRSQITVAADATSEEIKTQAMNDQNVSRHIEGKTIVKTIVIPGKLVNVVVR
- a CDS encoding cytidine/deoxycytidylate deaminase family protein, whose translation is MDNRIPWPQYFMSIAYLVAERSTCLRRKVGALAVKDKRILATGYNGAPAGLAHCLDLGCMREKLGIPSGQRHELCRALHAEQNVIIQAAIHGVSIEGADIFCTTQPCILCAKMLINCRVRAIFFAEGYPDDMSREMLDEAKIPYTRLEMPSDA
- the acpP gene encoding acyl carrier protein; the encoded protein is MSIEEKVKELVVEQLGVSAEEVKLESSFVESLGADSLDLTELIMAMEEEFDVEIDDEDAQKIATVQDAINYIKSKS